In Populus nigra chromosome 1, ddPopNigr1.1, whole genome shotgun sequence, one genomic interval encodes:
- the LOC133669976 gene encoding uncharacterized protein LOC133669976 isoform X3 — MGGVTSSMAAKFAFFPPNPPSYKLVTDELTGLLLLSPFPHRENVEILKLPTRKGTDIVAMYIRHPLATSTLLYSHGNAADLGQMYELFIELSIHLRVNLMGYDYSGYGQSSGKPSEQNTYADIEAAYKCLEESYGTKQEDIILYGQSVGSGPTLDLAARLPQLRAVVLHSPILSGLRVMYPVKRTYWFDIYKNIDKIPLVNCPVLIMHIFLERRIVIAPAEVTGIIFWYFMDD, encoded by the exons ATGGGAGGGGTAACATCATCAATGGCAGCAAAGTTTGCTTTTTTCCCACCAAACCCACCATCATACAAGCTAGTAACTGATGAATTAACAGGTCTATTGCTACTGAGCCCATTTCCTCATCGTGAAAATGTTGAAATCTTGAAATTGCCAACAAGGAAAGGTACAGATATTGTGGCAATGTATATAAGGCATCCTTTGGCTACTTCCACCTTGCTTTATTCTCATGGAAATGCTGCCGATCTGGGTCAGATGTATGAGCTTTTCATTGAGTTGAGCATCCACTTAAGGGTCAATCTCATGGG GTACGACTATTCTGGGTATGGGCAATCGTCGGGAAAG CCGAGTGAGCAGAATACATATGCTGATATTGAAGCTGCATACAAGTGTCTAGAAGAAAGCTATGGTACCAAGCAGGAAGACATAATCCTTTATGGGCAATCTGTTGGAAGTGGCCCCACGTTAGATCTTGCTGCTCGACTGCCTCAGTTACGGGCTGTTGTTCTGCATAGTCCCATACTCTCAGGATTAAGAGTCATGTATCCTGTTAAGCGTACATACTGGTTTGACATTTATAAG aATATTGACAAAATCCCACTAGTAAATTGTCCAGTTCTCATCATGCAT atttttctagaGAGGCGTATTGTGATAGCCCCTGCAGAAGTGACAGGGATTATCTTCTGGTATTTCATGGATGATTGA
- the LOC133669976 gene encoding uncharacterized protein LOC133669976 isoform X1, producing MGGVTSSMAAKFAFFPPNPPSYKLVTDELTGLLLLSPFPHRENVEILKLPTRKGTDIVAMYIRHPLATSTLLYSHGNAADLGQMYELFIELSIHLRVNLMGYDYSGYGQSSGKPSEQNTYADIEAAYKCLEESYGTKQEDIILYGQSVGSGPTLDLAARLPQLRAVVLHSPILSGLRVMYPVKRTYWFDIYKNIDKIPLVNCPVLIMHEWCCVLTSDITEFFYLTVLEVLTYTAEGTSDEVVDCSHGKQLWELCKEKYEPLWLKGGNHCDLEHYPEYIRHLKKFISTVEKSPSQRYSSRRSTDQFEQSRKSTDVFEVSRKSTDRREKPRHSTDRLEKPKIQSNHVDKLEKLKNLSNNADKLEKLRMSFDQMERSRRSVDCHEKSRKSIDHQLERARKSVDRLERIRTG from the exons ATGGGAGGGGTAACATCATCAATGGCAGCAAAGTTTGCTTTTTTCCCACCAAACCCACCATCATACAAGCTAGTAACTGATGAATTAACAGGTCTATTGCTACTGAGCCCATTTCCTCATCGTGAAAATGTTGAAATCTTGAAATTGCCAACAAGGAAAGGTACAGATATTGTGGCAATGTATATAAGGCATCCTTTGGCTACTTCCACCTTGCTTTATTCTCATGGAAATGCTGCCGATCTGGGTCAGATGTATGAGCTTTTCATTGAGTTGAGCATCCACTTAAGGGTCAATCTCATGGG GTACGACTATTCTGGGTATGGGCAATCGTCGGGAAAG CCGAGTGAGCAGAATACATATGCTGATATTGAAGCTGCATACAAGTGTCTAGAAGAAAGCTATGGTACCAAGCAGGAAGACATAATCCTTTATGGGCAATCTGTTGGAAGTGGCCCCACGTTAGATCTTGCTGCTCGACTGCCTCAGTTACGGGCTGTTGTTCTGCATAGTCCCATACTCTCAGGATTAAGAGTCATGTATCCTGTTAAGCGTACATACTGGTTTGACATTTATAAG aATATTGACAAAATCCCACTAGTAAATTGTCCAGTTCTCATCATGCAT GAATGGTGCTGTGTGCTGACTTCTGACATCACTGAGTTCTTTTATTTGACTGTCCTTGAGGTTCTGACATATACAGCTGAG ggAACTTCAGATGAAGTTGTCGATTGCTCCCATGGTAAGCAATTATGGGAACTCTGTAAAGAAAAGTACGAACCACTTTGGCTTAAAGGAGGGAACCATTGTGATTTAGAGCACTATCCAGAGTATATCAGGCATCTGAAGAAGTTCATATCAACTGTGGAGAAATCTCCTTCTCAAAGATACAGTTCCAGGAGAAGTACAGATCAGTTTGAGCAGTCACGGAAGAGTACTGATGTCTTTGAGGTTTCAAGGAAAAGCACAGATCGAAGAGAGAAACCAAGGCACAGTACTGACAGGCTCGAGAAACCAAAAATTCAATCTAATCATGTTGACAAgctagaaaaactaaaaaatctgtCAAATAATGCTGATAAGCTAGAAAAGTTAAGGATGTCATTTGATCAAATGGAAAGGTCTCGGAGGAGTGTTGATTGCCATGAGAAATCCCGGAAAAGCATCGACCACCAATTGGAAAGAGCACGGAAAAGTGTTGACAGGTTGGAAAGAATACGGACTGGTTGA
- the LOC133700413 gene encoding mitochondrial inner membrane protease ATP23-like translates to MAEEPGTTPGSDGTTVEECKDMIRRSFRTPMVKFLREHMEKAGCGVGENFLKAVNCDKKIAGGYVRGEGIMVCSNHMNTQDDVNQVVIHELIHAYDDCRAANLDWADCAHHACSEIRAGHLSGDCHYKRELLRGYMKLRGHEQDCVKRRVMKSMIANPYCSKAAAKDAMEAVWDVCYNDTQPFDRAP, encoded by the exons ATGGCGGAGGAACCAGGCACGACACCCGGCTCCGACGGCACGACAGTAGAGGAATGCAAAGATATGATTCGCCGGAGTTTCAGGA CTCCAATGGTGAAATTTTTGAGGGAGCATATGGAGAAAGCAGGGTGTGGAGTTGGTGAAAATTTCTTGAAAGCTGTTAATTGTGATAAGAAGATTGCTGGTGGTTATGTTCGTGGCGAAGGG ATAATGGTGTGTAGTAATCACATGAACACTCAAGATGATGTAAACCAAGTTGTTATACATGAGCTGATTCATGCTTATGATGACTGTCGGGCTGCGAACTTGGATTGGGCTGACTGTGCTCATCATGCCTGTAGTGAG ATTCGTGCTGGCCATTTAAGTGGTGATTGCCATTACAAACGAGAATTGCTGCGGGGTTATATGAAATTAAGAGGCCATGAGCAG GACTGTGTGAAAAGAAGAGTTATGAAATCAATGATCGCCAACCCATACTGCTCAAAAGCAGCTGCAAAGGATGCCATGGAAGCTGTATGGGATGTCTGTTACAATGATACACAGCCCTTTGACAGAGCTCCTTGA
- the LOC133669976 gene encoding uncharacterized protein LOC133669976 isoform X2 — translation MGGVTSSMAAKFAFFPPNPPSYKLVTDELTGLLLLSPFPHRENVEILKLPTRKGTDIVAMYIRHPLATSTLLYSHGNAADLGQMYELFIELSIHLRVNLMGYDYSGYGQSSGKPSEQNTYADIEAAYKCLEESYGTKQEDIILYGQSVGSGPTLDLAARLPQLRAVVLHSPILSGLRVMYPVKRTYWFDIYKNIDKIPLVNCPVLIMHGTSDEVVDCSHGKQLWELCKEKYEPLWLKGGNHCDLEHYPEYIRHLKKFISTVEKSPSQRYSSRRSTDQFEQSRKSTDVFEVSRKSTDRREKPRHSTDRLEKPKIQSNHVDKLEKLKNLSNNADKLEKLRMSFDQMERSRRSVDCHEKSRKSIDHQLERARKSVDRLERIRTG, via the exons ATGGGAGGGGTAACATCATCAATGGCAGCAAAGTTTGCTTTTTTCCCACCAAACCCACCATCATACAAGCTAGTAACTGATGAATTAACAGGTCTATTGCTACTGAGCCCATTTCCTCATCGTGAAAATGTTGAAATCTTGAAATTGCCAACAAGGAAAGGTACAGATATTGTGGCAATGTATATAAGGCATCCTTTGGCTACTTCCACCTTGCTTTATTCTCATGGAAATGCTGCCGATCTGGGTCAGATGTATGAGCTTTTCATTGAGTTGAGCATCCACTTAAGGGTCAATCTCATGGG GTACGACTATTCTGGGTATGGGCAATCGTCGGGAAAG CCGAGTGAGCAGAATACATATGCTGATATTGAAGCTGCATACAAGTGTCTAGAAGAAAGCTATGGTACCAAGCAGGAAGACATAATCCTTTATGGGCAATCTGTTGGAAGTGGCCCCACGTTAGATCTTGCTGCTCGACTGCCTCAGTTACGGGCTGTTGTTCTGCATAGTCCCATACTCTCAGGATTAAGAGTCATGTATCCTGTTAAGCGTACATACTGGTTTGACATTTATAAG aATATTGACAAAATCCCACTAGTAAATTGTCCAGTTCTCATCATGCAT ggAACTTCAGATGAAGTTGTCGATTGCTCCCATGGTAAGCAATTATGGGAACTCTGTAAAGAAAAGTACGAACCACTTTGGCTTAAAGGAGGGAACCATTGTGATTTAGAGCACTATCCAGAGTATATCAGGCATCTGAAGAAGTTCATATCAACTGTGGAGAAATCTCCTTCTCAAAGATACAGTTCCAGGAGAAGTACAGATCAGTTTGAGCAGTCACGGAAGAGTACTGATGTCTTTGAGGTTTCAAGGAAAAGCACAGATCGAAGAGAGAAACCAAGGCACAGTACTGACAGGCTCGAGAAACCAAAAATTCAATCTAATCATGTTGACAAgctagaaaaactaaaaaatctgtCAAATAATGCTGATAAGCTAGAAAAGTTAAGGATGTCATTTGATCAAATGGAAAGGTCTCGGAGGAGTGTTGATTGCCATGAGAAATCCCGGAAAAGCATCGACCACCAATTGGAAAGAGCACGGAAAAGTGTTGACAGGTTGGAAAGAATACGGACTGGTTGA